The following are from one region of the Cynocephalus volans isolate mCynVol1 chromosome 17, mCynVol1.pri, whole genome shotgun sequence genome:
- the CCDC183 gene encoding coiled-coil domain-containing protein 183 gives MRRHSEADMEEQVQELKTITQLQEQCRSLQMQGVKEKTTQNKVTLALLRSNIRRGAQDWALAKKYDQWTISRACGEDAPMRLAHCRSTVEAAREKLRKHVFDRVNAHNALAHVARRRGQRLESLQLELARLRSLPDATKEQLRQRQMIRQLENSIEKTTVKITTSQKIHLLYVDLLDYLKKVLEGYPTELDKLQNLVSDYCSELSDMTVMSQDAMMITDEVKRNMRQGEATFIEERRARENRLNQQKKLIDRIRTKETSEKYRRGHTDLDFPTNLMGSEIMRVRKKETSRTDIEYQTDVTAFVEKVKSAVRCSHLWDITGQFLAQRNTEKNLELQMEDCEERRVQLEALMKKLELEDAMLKFHQRPSSISFPSIEEKIKDMLKEEEERLQLAYTNMTKSQQLLLTIQTGIDNLYIRLIGVSLPRAQKEVAPSDTTDLYSKLAYCEGKLMCLADRVQAMSRTEEVHTKVSDALESSTLKEQHNTRISFEDLEEDMIETFQFADVDHSYVPSRAEIKKQAQRLMEGKLRAARKKK, from the exons ATGAGGAGGCACAGCGAGGCAGACATGGAGGAGCAGGTCCAGGAGCTGAAGACCATCACTCAGCTCCAGG AGCAATGTCGGTCGCTCCAGATGCAAGGGGTGAAAGAGAAAACGACCCAGAACAAGGTGACGCTGGCCCTCCTGCGCAGCAACATCCGCCGCGGGGCCCAGGACTGGGCTTTGGCCAAGAAG TACGACCAGTGGACCATCTCCAGGGCCTGCGGGGAGGACGCGCCCATGCGGCTGGCGCACTGCCGCAGCACTGTGGAG GCGGCGCGGGAGAAGCTGCGCAAGCACGTGTTCGACCGCGTGAACGCGCACAACGCGCTGGCCCACGTGGCGCGGCGGCGCGGGCAGCGGCTGGAGAGCCTGCAGCTGGAGCTGGCCCGCCTGCGGAGCCTGCCCGACGCCACCAAGGAGCAGCTGCGGCAGCGGCAG ATGATCCGCCAGCTGGAGAACAGCATCGAAAAGACGACGGTCAAGATCACCACGAGCCAGAAAATccacctgctgtacgtggacctgCTGGATTACCTGAAGAAA GTGCTGGAAGGATATCCCACAGAGTTGGACAAGCTGCAGAACCTCGTGTCTGACTACTGCTCAGAGCTGTCAGATATGACAGTCATGTCCCAAGACGCCATGATGATTACAGATGAGGTCAAG AGGAACATGAGGCAAGGGGAGGCGACCTTCATCGAGGAGCGCAGGGCGCGGGAGAATCGGCTCAACCAGCAGAAGAAGCTCATCGACAGGATCCGCACCAAGGAGACCAGCGAGAAGTACCGCCGG GGCCACACGGACTTGGACTTCCCCACCAATCTGATGGGCTCGGAAATCATGAGAG TGAGGAAAAAAGAGACCTCCAGAACCGATATTGAATACCAGACAGATGTGACTGCTTTTGTGGAGAAGGTCAAGTCTGCTGTGCGGTGCTCTCACCTCTGG GACATCACCGGCCAGTTCCTGGCCCAGAGGAACACCGAGAAGAACTTGGAGCTGCAGATGGAGGACTGTGAGGAGAGGCGGGTGCAGCTGGAGGCCCTGATGAAGAAGCTGGAACTTGAGGACGCAATGCTCAAGTTCCACCAGAGGCCCAGCTCCATCAG CTTTCCGTCCATTGAGGAGAAGATAAAGGACATgctgaaagaggaagaagaaaggctGCAGCTGGCCTACACCAACATGACCAAGAGCCAGCAGCTGCTGCTGACCATCCAGACGGGCATCGACAACCTCTACATCCGGCTGATCGGCGTCTCCTTGCCCAGGGCCCAG AAAGAAGTGGCACCTTCCGACACCACTGATCTGTACAGCAAGCTGGCATACTGTGAGGGGAAGCTCATGTGCTTGGCCGACAGAGTGCAGGCAATGTCCAGGACTGAGGAG GTCCACACGAAGGTGAGTGACGCCCTGGAGTCCTCGACTCTGAAGGAGCAGCACAACACCAGGATCAGCTTTGAGGACCTGGAGGAGGACATGATAG AAACCTTCCAGTTCGCTGACGTGGACCACAGCTACGTCCCTTCGCGGGCCGAGATCAAGAAGCAGGCCCAGCGGCTGATGGAAGGGAAGCTCAGGGCGGCCAGGAAGAAGAAGtag
- the TMEM141 gene encoding transmembrane protein 141 isoform X3 has translation MVTLGLSRVDDAVAAKHPGLGEYAACQSNAFMKGVFTFVTGTGATFGLQMFIQRKFRYPLQWSLLVAVVVGSVASYGVTRVESQKCSNLWLFLETGRLPKDTGTDPHS, from the exons ATGGTGACCCTGGGCCTGTCGCGGGTGGACGACGCCGTGGCCGCCAAGCACCCG GGACTCGGGGAGTATGCCGCGTGCCAGTCGAACGCCTTCATGAAGGGCGTTTTCACCTTTGTCACAG GCACCGGTGCGACCTTCGGTCTGCAGATGTTCATTCAGAGGAAGTTTCGATACCCTTTGCAGTGGAGCCTGCTGGTGGCGGTGG TCGTAGGCTCTGTGGCAAGCTATGGAGTGACAAGAGTGGAGTCGCAGAAATGCAGCAACCTCTGGCTCTTCCTGGAGACAGGACGGCTCCCCAAAGACACGGGCACAG ATCCACACAGCTAG
- the TMEM141 gene encoding transmembrane protein 141 isoform X2, protein MVTLGLSRVDDAVAAKHPVGQVSWAWRELALLSHRDSPAGTGATFGLQMFIQRKFRYPLQWSLLVAVVVGSVASYGVTRVESQKCSNLWLFLETGRLPKDTGTGGRPRRSWSAPETAGKNAE, encoded by the exons ATGGTGACCCTGGGCCTGTCGCGGGTGGACGACGCCGTGGCCGCCAAGCACCCG GTAGGCCAGGTGTCCTGGGCGTGGAGAGAACTCGCCCTCCTGTCTCACCGCGACTCCCCAGCAG GCACCGGTGCGACCTTCGGTCTGCAGATGTTCATTCAGAGGAAGTTTCGATACCCTTTGCAGTGGAGCCTGCTGGTGGCGGTGG TCGTAGGCTCTGTGGCAAGCTATGGAGTGACAAGAGTGGAGTCGCAGAAATGCAGCAACCTCTGGCTCTTCCTGGAGACAGGACGGCTCCCCAAAGACACGGGCACAG GAGGAAGACCCAGGAGGAGTTGGAGTGCCCCTGAGACAGCAGGGAAGAATGCAGAGTGA
- the TMEM141 gene encoding transmembrane protein 141 isoform X1, which translates to MVTLGLSRVDDAVAAKHPGLGEYAACQSNAFMKGVFTFVTGTGATFGLQMFIQRKFRYPLQWSLLVAVVVGSVASYGVTRVESQKCSNLWLFLETGRLPKDTGTGGRPRRSWSAPETAGKNAE; encoded by the exons ATGGTGACCCTGGGCCTGTCGCGGGTGGACGACGCCGTGGCCGCCAAGCACCCG GGACTCGGGGAGTATGCCGCGTGCCAGTCGAACGCCTTCATGAAGGGCGTTTTCACCTTTGTCACAG GCACCGGTGCGACCTTCGGTCTGCAGATGTTCATTCAGAGGAAGTTTCGATACCCTTTGCAGTGGAGCCTGCTGGTGGCGGTGG TCGTAGGCTCTGTGGCAAGCTATGGAGTGACAAGAGTGGAGTCGCAGAAATGCAGCAACCTCTGGCTCTTCCTGGAGACAGGACGGCTCCCCAAAGACACGGGCACAG GAGGAAGACCCAGGAGGAGTTGGAGTGCCCCTGAGACAGCAGGGAAGAATGCAGAGTGA
- the TMEM141 gene encoding transmembrane protein 141 isoform X4 produces the protein MVTLGLSRVDDAVAAKHPGLGEYAACQSNAFMKGVFTFVTVVGSVASYGVTRVESQKCSNLWLFLETGRLPKDTGTGGRPRRSWSAPETAGKNAE, from the exons ATGGTGACCCTGGGCCTGTCGCGGGTGGACGACGCCGTGGCCGCCAAGCACCCG GGACTCGGGGAGTATGCCGCGTGCCAGTCGAACGCCTTCATGAAGGGCGTTTTCACCTTTGTCACAG TCGTAGGCTCTGTGGCAAGCTATGGAGTGACAAGAGTGGAGTCGCAGAAATGCAGCAACCTCTGGCTCTTCCTGGAGACAGGACGGCTCCCCAAAGACACGGGCACAG GAGGAAGACCCAGGAGGAGTTGGAGTGCCCCTGAGACAGCAGGGAAGAATGCAGAGTGA
- the LOC134366139 gene encoding ficolin-1-like: MGWTALWTLLPLLCLCPSQTLGQEGGTCPDMKIVGLGAQDKVAVIQSCPGFPGPPGPKGEPGTPAGRGERGPQGSPGKMGPAGSKGEPGARGPPGVRGEKGAPGAAASLGAKELGDALCQRGPRSCKDVLARGGFLTGWYTIHLPDCRQLTVLCDMEVDGGGWTVFQRRVDGSVDFFRNWESYKRGFGNLGTEFWLGNDYLHLLTAGGNQELRVDLQDFEGEDSYAKYSSFQVSGEQEKFKLSLGQFLGGTAGDSLGSHRNMSFTTHDQDNDKHSLTNCASVFKGAWWYSDCHQSNLNGRYLPGTHSSYADGINWKSGRGHNYSYKVTEMKIRPA; the protein is encoded by the exons ATGGGGTGGACTGCCCTGTGGACCCTCTTGCccctcctctgcctctgcccctccCAGACCCTGGGCCAGGAGGGAGGCACCTGTCCAG ATATGAAGATTGTgggtctgggggcccaggacaAGGTGGCCGTCATCCAAAGTTGCCCTGGCTTTCCTGGCCCACCGGGGCCCAAAGGCGAGCCCGGCACCCCCGCCGGGAGAG GGGAGCGAGGCCCTCAGGGCAGCCCGGGGAAGATGGGGCCGGCTGGGAGCAAAG GAGAGCCAGGAGCTAGAGGCCCCCCTGGGGTCAGAG GGGAGAAAGGCGCCCCGGGGGCTGCAGCCTCACTGG GGGCAAAGGAGCTGGGAGATGCACTGTGCCAGAGAG GGCCCCGGAGCTGCAAGGACGTGCTGGCCCGGGGGGGCTTCCTGACCGGCTGGTACACCATCCACCTCCCCGACTGCCGGCAGCTTACCGTGCTCTGTGACATGGAGGTGGACGGCGGGGGCTGGACC GTTTTCCAGCGACGTGTGGATGGCTCTGTGGATTTCTTCCGGAACTGGGAATCCTATAAGAGAGGCTTTGGCAACCTGGGGACCGAGTTCTGGTTGGGCAATGACTACCTGCACCTGCTCACGGCTGGAG GGAATCAGGAGCTCCGGGTCGACCTGCAGGATTTTGAAGGTGAAGACTCTTATGCCAAGTACAGCTCATTCCAAGTGTCTGGAGAACAGGAGAAATTCAAGCTGTCCCTGGGGCAGTTTCTTGGGGGCACTGCAG GAGACTCCTTGGGGAGCCACAGGAACATGTCGTTCACAACCCACGACCAGGACAATGACAAGCATAGCCTGACTAACTGTGCATCTGTGTTCAAGGGGGCCTGGTGGTACTCTGATTGCCACCAGTCCAACCTCAACGGGCGCTACCTGCCCGGCACCCACTCGAGCTATGCTGATGGCATCAACTGGAAGTCTGGCCGGGGCCACAATTACTCCTACAAGGTCACTGAGATGAAGATCCGGCCAGCCTAG